Proteins from one Sandaracinaceae bacterium genomic window:
- a CDS encoding AgmX/PglI C-terminal domain-containing protein: MYCQACGAKNTDDARFCNMCGSSIAAAGTPGGPIAAATQLGVGLPSNADPKAQNVPLGLAATVQGPLMTAPGASPAAGAAASTASPAARPPAGSAAAAPKYDFAPHTAELQGPTGYLPSAMNNTMSVSLEAIGVRSSRRTWGAIALASVALMALGALMMHFADRSDPAAQPTGGASPDDPFIIGTPVPEGEELPGVDFVSGTNEEPGGTGGGTGGTGTGGTGGTGAVAATTGTSGTGATGSTGSASSMSPTGTTGSTGATGSTGSTGSTGSSSMTATGSTTGTGSTGGTGSTGSTGSTGSTGSTGSTGGTDGTGAPDGNEEPEPAEDPPPGGDAEPGERDIEMDMYAGRVRFLIRRYYAARAQTCFDRATRVNPSLSGSVTIGMTIGPDGAVSAARVARNTTSDDSLGTCLQNEVRQWRLSPPPGGESVMMNLPFSR; the protein is encoded by the coding sequence ATGTACTGTCAAGCTTGCGGCGCCAAGAACACCGACGACGCGCGGTTCTGCAACATGTGTGGGTCCAGCATCGCGGCGGCTGGCACTCCCGGGGGACCCATCGCAGCCGCCACCCAGCTGGGCGTGGGGCTGCCGTCCAACGCGGACCCGAAGGCCCAGAACGTGCCACTCGGGCTCGCGGCCACCGTGCAGGGTCCGTTGATGACGGCGCCAGGGGCCAGCCCCGCAGCAGGTGCCGCCGCCAGCACCGCGAGTCCAGCGGCCCGCCCTCCTGCAGGGTCTGCGGCCGCTGCGCCCAAGTACGACTTCGCGCCCCACACGGCCGAGCTCCAGGGGCCCACGGGCTACCTGCCGTCCGCCATGAACAACACCATGAGCGTGTCGCTCGAGGCCATCGGCGTGCGCTCCAGCCGCCGCACGTGGGGGGCCATCGCGCTCGCCTCGGTCGCGCTCATGGCGCTCGGCGCCCTCATGATGCACTTCGCCGATCGCAGCGACCCGGCCGCCCAGCCTACCGGCGGCGCCTCCCCGGACGACCCCTTCATCATCGGGACACCCGTGCCCGAAGGCGAAGAGCTGCCCGGCGTGGACTTTGTGTCGGGCACCAACGAGGAGCCCGGTGGTACCGGCGGTGGCACCGGGGGAACGGGCACCGGGGGCACGGGCGGCACAGGGGCCGTGGCTGCGACAACCGGCACCAGCGGAACGGGCGCGACCGGGAGCACGGGGTCCGCTAGTAGCATGAGCCCTACCGGCACCACCGGCAGCACGGGGGCGACGGGCAGCACCGGCTCTACGGGCAGCACGGGGTCCAGCAGCATGACCGCAACGGGGTCCACCACCGGCACGGGTTCCACGGGCGGCACGGGTAGCACGGGCTCGACGGGCAGCACGGGTTCCACGGGTTCCACCGGCAGCACGGGAGGGACGGATGGCACCGGTGCCCCAGACGGCAACGAGGAGCCCGAGCCCGCCGAGGACCCCCCGCCCGGCGGCGACGCCGAGCCCGGCGAGCGCGACATCGAGATGGATATGTACGCGGGCCGCGTGCGCTTCCTGATCCGCCGCTACTACGCCGCGCGCGCGCAGACCTGCTTCGACCGCGCCACGCGCGTGAACCCCTCGCTGTCCGGGTCGGTCACCATCGGCATGACCATCGGGCCCGACGGCGCGGTCTCGGCCGCCCGGGTGGCGCGCAACACCACCAGTGACGACAGCCTCGGAACGTGCTTGCAGAACGAGGTCCGGCAGTGGCGTCTGTCTCCGCCCCCGGGCGGCGAGAGCGTCATGATGAACCTGCCGTTCTCACGCTGA
- a CDS encoding response regulator: MAHGDELLIVDGTPAHRDGMKRLFEGEGYVCTAVETISDARDHVVRKFFPAALVDVDVERAGAGLDLVRLIRERSPKTAIVVVTVRRTFELAIDAFREGAMDVVLKKPEQVDYLKQRVAVAMGRHRIQQGDTGILTEVSSVLDESFRILLKMARHVYHDVSVGAMANYRPRVLFVDSDQGFIQELAGLIQGKGWEVGAEMNGGAALDKASSENFDLVVVRENLMDLRGTMVIRAVQTRRAETLGLLYSDPGPEGRMERYAEGRSIDVIRPFEGAAHLIAKVDELVAELGGMQLDRRVIQAFRGDHDEYFRHYAELKLKIDRMLDWESTSRYPHTEALPSLDGHHARRRLLRTPARR, translated from the coding sequence ATGGCCCACGGCGACGAGCTGCTGATCGTGGACGGCACCCCCGCCCACCGCGACGGCATGAAGCGCCTCTTCGAGGGCGAAGGCTACGTGTGCACCGCGGTCGAGACCATCTCGGACGCGCGCGACCACGTGGTGCGCAAGTTCTTCCCCGCGGCGCTGGTGGACGTGGACGTCGAGCGCGCCGGCGCGGGCCTCGACCTGGTGCGCCTCATCCGCGAGCGCAGCCCGAAGACCGCCATCGTGGTGGTCACCGTGCGGCGCACGTTCGAGCTCGCCATCGACGCCTTCCGCGAGGGCGCCATGGACGTGGTGCTCAAGAAGCCCGAGCAGGTGGACTACCTGAAGCAGCGCGTGGCCGTGGCCATGGGCCGCCACCGCATCCAGCAGGGCGACACGGGCATCCTCACCGAGGTCAGCTCCGTGCTGGACGAGTCCTTCCGCATCCTGCTGAAGATGGCGCGGCACGTCTATCACGACGTCTCCGTGGGGGCGATGGCCAACTACCGGCCGCGCGTGCTGTTCGTGGACAGCGACCAGGGCTTCATCCAAGAGCTGGCTGGGCTGATCCAGGGGAAGGGCTGGGAGGTGGGCGCCGAGATGAACGGCGGCGCGGCCCTCGACAAGGCCAGCAGCGAGAACTTCGACCTGGTGGTGGTGCGCGAGAACCTCATGGACCTGCGCGGCACCATGGTCATTCGTGCCGTGCAGACGCGGCGCGCCGAGACGCTGGGCCTGCTGTACAGCGACCCGGGCCCCGAGGGGCGCATGGAGCGCTACGCCGAAGGGCGCAGCATCGACGTCATCCGCCCGTTCGAGGGCGCCGCGCACTTGATCGCCAAGGTGGACGAGCTGGTGGCCGAGCTGGGTGGCATGCAGCTGGACCGTCGCGTAATTCAAGCCTTCCGCGGTGACCACGACGAGTACTTCCGCCATTACGCGGAGCTGAAGCTCAAGATCGACCGCATGCTGGACTGGGAGAGTACCTCGCGGTACCCCCACACTGAAGCGCTTCCCTCTCTCGACGGGCATCACGCTCGCCGGCGACTACTACGAACCCCAGCTCGCCGCTGA
- a CDS encoding alpha/beta hydrolase, translating to MKRFPLSTGITLAGDYYEPQLAADAAPSAPAPLVLFLHGGGQTRHAWGGAAARLAEAGFPTLTVDHRGHGDSSWAEDGDYLFPRFADDLDALLPLLGEKPIIVGASLGGLSAMAVEARHPAAVSSGIVLVDVTPRLEREGVMRIIEFMQERKDGFASLDEVSAFVASFLPHRPKPQRSSGLEKNLRRGEDGRYRWHWDPQVLNAWTPGRYSDSEAQSLIEDRLEAAKRLDVPVLLVRGRMSDVVSEDSVREFLGCCPHAEYVDLEGAAHMVAGDKNDAFGEVVLDFVQRLRHK from the coding sequence CTGAAGCGCTTCCCTCTCTCGACGGGCATCACGCTCGCCGGCGACTACTACGAACCCCAGCTCGCCGCTGACGCAGCCCCCAGCGCCCCGGCGCCGCTGGTGCTGTTCCTGCACGGTGGCGGTCAGACCCGGCACGCGTGGGGAGGCGCCGCCGCTCGCCTTGCCGAGGCCGGCTTCCCCACGCTGACCGTGGACCACCGCGGTCACGGCGACAGCTCGTGGGCCGAAGACGGGGACTACCTCTTCCCGCGCTTCGCCGATGACCTCGACGCGCTGCTGCCGCTGCTCGGCGAGAAGCCCATCATCGTGGGGGCGTCACTGGGTGGCCTGAGCGCCATGGCGGTGGAGGCTCGTCACCCGGCGGCGGTCTCGTCTGGCATCGTGCTGGTGGACGTCACGCCGCGCCTCGAGCGCGAGGGCGTGATGCGCATCATCGAATTCATGCAGGAACGCAAGGACGGCTTCGCATCGCTCGACGAGGTGTCCGCGTTCGTCGCGTCGTTCCTGCCGCATCGTCCCAAGCCGCAGCGCAGCAGCGGGCTCGAGAAGAACCTCCGCCGCGGCGAGGACGGCCGCTATCGCTGGCACTGGGATCCGCAGGTGCTCAACGCCTGGACCCCCGGGCGCTACTCCGACAGCGAGGCGCAGAGCCTGATCGAGGACCGCCTCGAGGCCGCCAAGCGCTTGGACGTCCCCGTGCTGTTGGTGCGCGGCCGCATGAGCGACGTGGTCAGTGAGGACAGCGTCCGGGAGTTCCTGGGCTGCTGCCCGCACGCCGAGTACGTGGACCTCGAGGGGGCCGCCCACATGGTGGCCGGGGACAAGAACGACGCGTTCGGGGAGGTGGTGCTCGACTTCGTTCAGCGTCTGCGCCATAAGTAG
- a CDS encoding flavin reductase family protein: MAVDPELFKQGLRRWASGVTVVTTKSGDKPHGMTVSAFSSVSADPPLVLVCANRNSRTHAVIREGGRFTVNVLASDQQDVSAVFSSSKLEDSRFDHVAWRPGLGGVPLIDGALVNLECRVEHSHDHGSHTIYIGYVEVAHVADKRPLLYYDGAYRDVG, from the coding sequence ATGGCGGTGGATCCGGAACTCTTCAAGCAAGGCCTGCGCCGCTGGGCGAGCGGCGTCACGGTGGTCACCACCAAGAGCGGCGACAAGCCCCACGGCATGACGGTCTCCGCCTTCTCGAGCGTCTCGGCCGACCCCCCGCTGGTGCTCGTGTGCGCCAACCGCAACTCGCGCACCCACGCCGTCATCCGCGAGGGTGGGCGCTTCACGGTGAACGTGCTGGCCTCGGACCAGCAGGACGTGAGCGCGGTGTTCTCATCGTCCAAGCTGGAGGACTCGCGCTTCGACCACGTGGCTTGGCGCCCGGGCCTCGGTGGCGTGCCGCTCATCGACGGCGCGCTGGTGAACCTCGAGTGCCGCGTGGAGCACAGCCACGACCACGGCAGCCACACCATCTACATCGGCTACGTGGAGGTCGCGCATGTCGCGGATAAGCGGCCGCTGCTTTACTACGACGGGGCCTACCGCGACGTCGGTTGA
- a CDS encoding sterol desaturase family protein, which produces MEPIYYVIPFFIVSMLVEWRLLVHRQREDAASGLIGYTGKDSAASLAMGLGMLGVNLGAKLVAVALYLFLYQFRVFDIPFTWWGVVLLIVAEDFCYYWFHRSHHEVRALWAAHVNHHSSTHYNLSTALRQSWTTPLTGPLFWIPLPLLGFSVEMIVLAQTISLVYQYWIHTELIGSMGWFELVFNSPSHHRVHHGRNALYLDRNHAGILIIWDKLFGTFQAELPDEKVDYGLTTNIETYNPVRIAFHEWAAIFRDAARAKTLRGKLGAFFMPPGWQEDGNGRTAKVMRNEAQAARVASNQGVPGAVAPALAIGT; this is translated from the coding sequence ATGGAGCCCATCTACTACGTCATCCCGTTCTTCATCGTCTCCATGCTGGTGGAGTGGCGCCTGTTGGTGCACCGGCAGCGTGAAGACGCGGCCAGCGGGCTGATTGGCTACACGGGCAAGGACAGCGCGGCTTCGCTCGCCATGGGTCTCGGCATGCTGGGCGTGAACCTGGGCGCGAAGCTGGTGGCGGTCGCGCTCTACCTCTTCCTCTACCAGTTCCGCGTCTTCGACATCCCCTTCACGTGGTGGGGCGTGGTGCTGCTCATCGTGGCCGAGGACTTCTGTTACTACTGGTTCCATCGCAGCCACCACGAGGTGCGCGCGCTGTGGGCGGCCCACGTCAACCACCACTCGTCCACGCACTACAACCTGTCCACCGCGCTGCGCCAGAGCTGGACCACGCCGCTCACCGGGCCGCTGTTCTGGATCCCGCTGCCGCTGCTGGGCTTCAGCGTGGAGATGATCGTGCTCGCGCAGACCATCAGCCTGGTCTACCAGTACTGGATCCACACGGAGCTCATCGGCTCGATGGGCTGGTTCGAGCTGGTCTTCAACTCGCCGTCTCACCATCGTGTGCACCACGGCCGCAACGCGCTGTACCTGGACCGCAACCACGCCGGCATCCTCATCATCTGGGACAAGCTCTTCGGCACGTTCCAGGCCGAGCTGCCCGACGAAAAGGTGGACTACGGCCTGACCACCAACATCGAGACCTACAACCCCGTGCGCATCGCGTTCCACGAGTGGGCCGCCATCTTCCGCGACGCGGCGCGCGCCAAGACGCTGCGCGGCAAGCTGGGCGCGTTCTTCATGCCGCCCGGCTGGCAGGAAGACGGGAACGGACGCACCGCGAAGGTGATGCGGAACGAGGCGCAGGCGGCGCGAGTCGCGTCGAACCAGGGCGTGCCTGGTGCCGTTGCGCCGGCGCTGGCCATAGGTACATGA
- a CDS encoding TetR/AcrR family transcriptional regulator: MSSPSNVPSQARSIATRARLLASAVDALVADGYAGASTTSIAKRAQVSQGALFKHFPSKHALLGEALQQLFTELVEEFRQKLVRDARPDRLGAAVGILWEIFCSPKLQGAFELYLAARTDAELAALVTPVLAAHRQNLLAEARALFPAAADHNPDFDPMILSIMNMMQGAALAASVIPTHENGERELALIERIARQELMRGAVAANAAARAKSEASNRVPAKGSV; the protein is encoded by the coding sequence ATGAGTTCGCCGAGCAACGTCCCGAGCCAAGCCCGCAGCATCGCCACCCGGGCGCGTCTGCTGGCGTCCGCCGTGGACGCGCTGGTGGCCGATGGCTACGCGGGCGCGTCCACCACCTCCATCGCCAAGCGGGCGCAGGTCAGCCAGGGGGCGCTGTTCAAGCACTTCCCCAGCAAGCACGCGCTGCTGGGTGAGGCCCTGCAGCAGTTGTTCACCGAGCTGGTGGAGGAGTTCCGCCAGAAGCTGGTGCGTGACGCGCGGCCCGACCGCTTGGGCGCGGCGGTGGGCATCCTCTGGGAGATCTTCTGCTCGCCCAAGCTGCAGGGCGCCTTCGAGCTGTACCTCGCGGCGCGCACCGATGCGGAGCTGGCGGCGCTGGTCACCCCCGTGCTCGCGGCGCACCGGCAGAACCTGCTGGCCGAGGCGCGCGCGCTCTTCCCGGCGGCCGCGGATCACAACCCCGACTTCGACCCGATGATCCTCAGCATCATGAACATGATGCAGGGCGCCGCGCTCGCCGCGAGCGTCATCCCCACCCACGAGAACGGCGAGCGTGAGCTCGCGCTGATCGAGCGCATCGCCCGCCAAGAGCTGATGCGGGGCGCCGTGGCCGCCAACGCCGCCGCCCGCGCGAAGAGTGAAGCAAGCAACCGAGTCCCCGCGAAAGGAAGCGTGTGA
- a CDS encoding PfaD family polyunsaturated fatty acid/polyketide biosynthesis protein — protein MTVADLIPLGAVRTSTPPAFEASALVAAAHAFRRPAFIVRDPQSGTVGVALEGDALSTRELNGHPTFPLLGSLPALYPEWLGDRGFNEVHGTRFAYIAGAMANGIATTDLVIAMAENGMIGFFGSAGLVRPRVEAALDTLTARLGDRLPWGMNLIHSPNEPDLEESIADLYIRRGVRRVSASAYMGLTEPIVRYACTGLRRGPEGRIERQNYVFAKISRPETARRFLMPAPKAILDALVSKGQLTREEAELAALVPVAEDVTMEADSGGHTDNQTLTAVFPVIMRLRDDLTREYGYTRPIRVGAAGGLGTPSAIAAAFSLGAAYVLTGSVNQGTLQGGLCEHGKQLLAQAAMGDVIMAPSADMFELGVKVQVLKRGTLFGPRALKLYEIYTRYESLEALPDDVRAPLEKQILGQPWQTVWQGTRDFFLTRNPAEVARAEREPKHKMALVFRWYLGLSSKWAISGDETRRMDYQIWCGPAQGAFNDWVRGSFLEAPSARDAVQIAFNLLEGAAVITRAQQLRSYGVPMPAAAFDFSPRPLA, from the coding sequence ATGACCGTCGCCGATTTGATCCCCCTCGGGGCCGTACGGACGTCTACCCCCCCAGCGTTCGAGGCCTCCGCGCTCGTCGCGGCTGCGCACGCATTCCGTCGTCCTGCCTTCATCGTCCGTGACCCGCAGAGCGGCACCGTGGGCGTCGCCCTCGAGGGTGACGCGCTCTCCACCCGCGAGCTGAACGGCCACCCCACGTTCCCGCTGCTGGGCTCGCTGCCCGCGCTGTACCCCGAGTGGCTGGGCGACCGCGGGTTCAACGAGGTGCACGGCACGCGCTTCGCGTACATCGCCGGCGCCATGGCCAACGGCATCGCCACCACGGACTTGGTCATCGCCATGGCCGAGAACGGGATGATCGGGTTCTTCGGCTCGGCCGGGCTCGTGCGCCCGCGCGTGGAAGCGGCGCTCGACACGCTGACCGCGCGCCTCGGCGACCGGCTGCCGTGGGGCATGAACTTGATCCACTCGCCCAACGAGCCGGACCTCGAGGAGTCCATCGCGGACCTGTACATCCGGCGCGGCGTGCGGCGCGTCTCCGCGTCGGCCTACATGGGCCTCACCGAGCCCATCGTGCGCTACGCGTGCACGGGTCTGCGCCGTGGGCCCGAGGGTCGCATCGAGCGGCAGAACTACGTGTTCGCCAAGATCAGCCGGCCCGAGACGGCGCGGCGCTTCTTGATGCCGGCCCCCAAGGCCATCCTGGACGCGCTGGTCAGCAAGGGGCAGCTCACGCGCGAAGAGGCCGAGCTGGCCGCGCTCGTGCCGGTGGCCGAAGACGTCACCATGGAGGCCGACTCGGGTGGCCACACGGACAACCAGACGCTCACGGCGGTGTTCCCGGTGATCATGCGCCTGCGCGACGACCTCACGCGCGAGTACGGCTACACGCGGCCCATTCGCGTGGGTGCGGCGGGCGGCCTCGGCACTCCGTCGGCCATCGCGGCGGCGTTCTCGCTGGGCGCGGCCTATGTGCTCACCGGCTCGGTGAACCAGGGCACGCTGCAGGGCGGCCTCTGTGAGCACGGCAAGCAGCTCTTGGCGCAGGCGGCCATGGGCGATGTCATCATGGCGCCGTCGGCCGACATGTTCGAGCTGGGGGTCAAGGTGCAGGTGCTCAAGCGCGGCACGCTGTTCGGGCCACGCGCGCTCAAGCTCTACGAGATCTACACCCGTTACGAGAGCCTCGAAGCGCTGCCCGACGACGTGCGCGCGCCGCTCGAGAAGCAGATCCTGGGGCAGCCCTGGCAGACCGTGTGGCAGGGCACGCGCGACTTCTTCCTCACGCGCAACCCCGCCGAGGTGGCGCGCGCCGAGCGTGAGCCCAAGCACAAGATGGCGCTGGTGTTCCGCTGGTACCTGGGCCTGTCCTCCAAGTGGGCCATCAGCGGCGACGAGACGCGCCGCATGGACTACCAGATCTGGTGTGGCCCCGCGCAGGGCGCCTTCAACGACTGGGTGCGCGGCAGCTTCTTGGAAGCGCCCAGCGCGCGTGACGCCGTCCAGATCGCCTTCAACTTGCTGGAGGGCGCCGCGGTCATCACGCGCGCTCAGCAGCTCCGCTCCTACGGCGTGCCCATGCCCGCGGCCGCCTTCGACTTCTCCCCCCGACCTCTCGCGTGA